From the genome of Natrinema marinum:
GCCGTGATGACGGTCACGGCACCTAGCCGGTCGGCGAACACACCCGAGGGAAACTGCATGGCGGCGTAGACGAGCATGAGCCCCGAGAACGCGGTTCCGAGGACGGCGTCCGAGACGCCGAAGGTCGCCCCGAACGTGTCGAACAAGGGCGGAAAGGCGTACCGGAGGAACTTCGCGAGAAACCAGATCGCGGCCGTCAGGACGAGCGCGTCGTAGCGGGTGAGCCGACCGGCCGCGTGTCGAACCGACATTCCTCTCGCCGAGAGTCACGACCGGACGACCGAGTATCCTCCGGTCGCGGTCCCTGACTGCATCGACGGCTGGTACCAAACCGATCGATCTTCAACTGTTGGCATTATATCCCATACAAATTGTAATAGACCTTAACGGACGAGACTTATATGATAGTTCCTGATAGACTCGAGTACCAATGACTGCGAACACGACGACGGACTGGGTCGACCCGATTACCTGTCCATTCTGCGGCGACGAACTCGCCTCGCCGGGCGCCGGCTTCATCGACCACATCCACGACAACGCCGACTGCGAGGACGGCTTCGACCACTGGCGCGAAAACATCGCCGGCGACCTCGCCGGCGAGTGGACCGGCTAGTCGAACCGAATCGTCCGCGAGTCCAAGCGGTTGCGGGTATCGTTCTCAGCGGTCTGGCTGTCACGACGCCACCTCGAGCGCAACGCGGAAGTCACGACGGCACCGAGCCATCGTATGGGCTTTCACACCTTCCCGATCGAGCGGGCGGAGTCCCTCGAGGACCCTGAGCGCTATCGGTACTGTTCTCGCGAGGAGTTGCTCGCGATGCTCGAGCCGGCGGCCGACGGTGTCGTAGCCGACCTGGGTTCCGGGACGGGCTTTTACGCCGACGACGTCGCGCCGTTCGTCGACACGCTGTACGCGGTCGACGTCCAGACGGCGATGCACGACTACTACCGAGAGAAGGGGGCTCCCGACGCCGTCGACTTCGTGACGGCCGAAATCTCGTCGCTCCCGTTCGAGGACGACCAACTCGACGGAGCGTACTCGACGATGACCCACCACGAGTACGCGTCGCCACCGACGGCCGACGACGGCGATACGCCGACCGATAGCGCATTGACCGAACTCGCGCGCGTCATCCGTCCCGGCGGTCGGCTCGTCACCGTCGACTGGTCGGCCGACGGCGCGGGGGAGGCCGGCCCACCGGTCGAGGAGCGGTTCGGACTCGCCGACGCGACCGCCGGACTCGAGGCCGCCGGGTTCGAGATCGAACGCGCCTGCGAGCGGC
Proteins encoded in this window:
- a CDS encoding class I SAM-dependent methyltransferase — its product is MGFHTFPIERAESLEDPERYRYCSREELLAMLEPAADGVVADLGSGTGFYADDVAPFVDTLYAVDVQTAMHDYYREKGAPDAVDFVTAEISSLPFEDDQLDGAYSTMTHHEYASPPTADDGDTPTDSALTELARVIRPGGRLVTVDWSADGAGEAGPPVEERFGLADATAGLEAAGFEIERACERPETIAIVATR
- a CDS encoding DUF7501 family protein codes for the protein MTANTTTDWVDPITCPFCGDELASPGAGFIDHIHDNADCEDGFDHWRENIAGDLAGEWTG